The window AACACCGGGCCGGCTTTGGCAGCCCCGGTCTTCAGAGCCATTGAGCCGGCAATTTTAAAGGCCATCTCGGATGAGTCTACATCGTGATAGGATCCGTCATAGACAGTTGCCCTAATATCTACCATTGGGAAACCTGCCAATACCCCGGTTGTCATAGCTTCCTGTATACCTGCGTCTATAGCAGGAATATATTCCTTAGGTATTGCCCCTCCGACAATTTTATTAACAAACTCATAACCTTCCCCGGCAGCTCGAGGCTCAAGCTCAATTTGAACATGGCCGTACTGCCCGCGACCACCGGATTGGCGAACAAATTTGCCTTCAGCCTTAACAGCCTTACGAATTGTCTCCTTATAGGCAACCTGAGGCCGACCTACATTAGCGGCAACTTTAAATTCCCTCAAAAGCCGGTCAACAATAACCTCTAAATGCAGTTCACCCATCCCGGAGATAATTGTTTGGCCTGTTTCAGCATTAGTAGAGATGCGGAAGGTCGGATCCTCTTCCGCCAGTTTCTGCAAGGCGGTACTTATCTTTTCTTGGTCCGCCTTCGTTTTTGGTTCAATGGCTACGTCAATTACCGGTTCCGGGAACTCCATTGACTCCAGCAGAATAGGATAATTTTCATCACACAAAGTGTCACCGGTTGTACTTGCTCTAAGCCCAACAGCCGCAACAATATCACCTGCATAAACTACATCTATTTCTTCCCGGTGATTAGCATGCATGCGCAGGATACGACCAATGCGCTCACGTTTATTTTTAGTGGAGTTATATACATACGAACCGGAAGTTAAGTGGCCGGAATAAACCCTGAAAAACGTCAGCTTACCAACATACGGGTCGGCCATAATTTTAAACGCCAGTGCTGAGAACGGCACATCATCCTTGGCCACGCGCCGGTCCTCCACTCCGGTTTCCGGATCTACACCACGAATTGCCGGTATATCAGTTGGAGCCGGTAAATAATCCACAATAGCATCAAGAAGAGGCTGTACCCCTTTGTTTTTAAAAGAAGAACCACAAAGCACCGGAATCATTTTTACTGATAAGGTGGCCTTACGAATTCCCCTCTTAATCTCATCAGGAGTTATTTCTTCCCCTTCCAGGTATTTCATCATTAATTCTTCATCGGACTCCGCCACCGCTTCCAGCAATTTTTCACGATACTCTCCAACCAACTCTAACATTGTCGCAGGAATTTCAGTTTCCTCACTGTGAGTACCCAAATCATCCGTATATACAATAGCTTTATTTTGTACTAAATCTATAATACCTCGAAAATTCTCTTCTACACCGATCGGTATCTGCACAGCCACCGGATTTGCTGCCAATCTGTCTCTAATCATAGAAAGACCCCGGAAGAAATCTGCTCCGACACGATCCATTTTATTTATATAGGCAATGCGTGGAACCCTATATTTATCTG is drawn from Desulfolucanica intricata and contains these coding sequences:
- the fusA gene encoding elongation factor G, translating into MARRFPLENTRNIGIMAHIDAGKTTTTERILFYTGKVHKIGEVHDGAATMDWMVQEQERGITITSAATSCQWRDHCINIIDTPGHVDFTVEVERSLRVLDGAVAVFCSVGGVEPQSETVWRQADKYRVPRIAYINKMDRVGADFFRGLSMIRDRLAANPVAVQIPIGVEENFRGIIDLVQNKAIVYTDDLGTHSEETEIPATMLELVGEYREKLLEAVAESDEELMMKYLEGEEITPDEIKRGIRKATLSVKMIPVLCGSSFKNKGVQPLLDAIVDYLPAPTDIPAIRGVDPETGVEDRRVAKDDVPFSALAFKIMADPYVGKLTFFRVYSGHLTSGSYVYNSTKNKRERIGRILRMHANHREEIDVVYAGDIVAAVGLRASTTGDTLCDENYPILLESMEFPEPVIDVAIEPKTKADQEKISTALQKLAEEDPTFRISTNAETGQTIISGMGELHLEVIVDRLLREFKVAANVGRPQVAYKETIRKAVKAEGKFVRQSGGRGQYGHVQIELEPRAAGEGYEFVNKIVGGAIPKEYIPAIDAGIQEAMTTGVLAGFPMVDIRATVYDGSYHDVDSSEMAFKIAGSMALKTGAAKAGPVLLEPVMKIEVTVMDEYMGDVIGDINSRRGRIEEMEPRGNTQVIHGYVPLAEMFGYATELRSRTQGRGTYSMQFSHFEEVPQSIAEGIIAKRQC